A single window of Pseudarthrobacter defluvii DNA harbors:
- a CDS encoding amino acid permease: protein MTVPVTTEKTIAPSGGRPGLRAQLLRRKPIGQMISEAGSGGGGTGLVRSFGVLHLTMISVGATLGTGILVILGESVPLAGPAIWISFVIAGLAALLSAVSYAEMAGLVPVAGSSYSYSYATMGEGMAWICGWCLVLEYAVSVAAVAVGAGQYVNEALAAFGQVLPDAMSQPPGDGGLVNIPAVAIVVLAMVLLVRGARESAWINTAIVIIKVGILLFFCAVAFTAFNAGNFEPLLPMGAAGVSAAASRVFFSYIGFDAASTAGEEARNPKRDLPRAILLSMVIVTGIYVLVAVAAIGARPWGWFDGTEAALVQILEETTGQPWIALVFSVGAVLAIASIVLTVLYGQTRILLSMSRDGLVPPVFARVSPRTGTPAAGTLIVGTAVALTAGLVPLGALADATSIGTLFAFALVNVAVIYLRRHRPDLKRSFRVPLYPMTPVLGTLMCAYFMANLGADTWLVFGAWMLVGIAIYFGYGRRNSKVAALSELDYRELTAKAPRQEPVKAEHS from the coding sequence GTGACTGTGCCTGTGACCACCGAAAAAACCATTGCGCCAAGCGGCGGACGGCCCGGCCTCCGGGCCCAGCTGCTCCGCCGCAAACCGATCGGCCAGATGATCAGCGAAGCCGGAAGCGGCGGGGGCGGCACCGGGCTGGTGCGCAGCTTCGGCGTCCTCCACCTCACCATGATCAGCGTTGGTGCCACCCTGGGAACGGGCATCCTGGTGATCCTTGGTGAATCCGTGCCGCTGGCCGGCCCGGCCATCTGGATCTCGTTCGTCATCGCCGGCCTGGCAGCCCTGCTCTCCGCCGTCTCCTACGCCGAAATGGCGGGGCTGGTTCCGGTGGCCGGCTCGAGCTACTCCTACTCCTACGCCACCATGGGCGAGGGCATGGCATGGATCTGCGGTTGGTGCCTCGTTCTCGAATACGCGGTCTCCGTCGCGGCAGTGGCCGTGGGCGCCGGGCAGTACGTCAATGAGGCACTGGCGGCGTTCGGGCAGGTCCTGCCCGATGCCATGTCCCAGCCCCCGGGCGACGGCGGATTGGTGAACATTCCGGCGGTGGCCATCGTGGTGCTGGCCATGGTCCTGCTGGTCCGCGGCGCCCGGGAAAGCGCCTGGATCAACACCGCCATCGTCATCATCAAAGTAGGCATCCTGCTGTTCTTCTGCGCCGTTGCCTTTACCGCCTTCAACGCCGGCAACTTCGAGCCGCTTCTGCCGATGGGTGCCGCCGGCGTCTCCGCCGCAGCCTCACGGGTTTTCTTCTCCTACATTGGGTTTGATGCCGCCTCCACCGCCGGTGAGGAAGCCAGGAACCCCAAGCGCGATCTTCCCCGCGCCATCCTGCTGTCCATGGTGATCGTCACCGGCATCTACGTGCTGGTGGCAGTCGCAGCCATCGGCGCCCGGCCCTGGGGCTGGTTCGACGGCACCGAGGCAGCCCTGGTCCAGATCCTTGAGGAAACCACCGGCCAGCCCTGGATCGCGTTGGTCTTTTCAGTTGGCGCTGTGCTTGCCATCGCCAGCATCGTGCTCACCGTCCTGTACGGACAGACCCGCATCCTGTTGTCGATGTCCCGGGACGGGCTGGTGCCCCCGGTCTTCGCGCGCGTCTCTCCCCGCACCGGCACCCCGGCCGCCGGAACCCTTATCGTGGGCACCGCCGTCGCCCTCACCGCAGGGCTGGTGCCGCTGGGCGCCCTGGCCGACGCCACCAGCATCGGCACCCTGTTCGCATTCGCGCTGGTCAACGTCGCCGTCATCTACCTGCGCCGCCACCGCCCCGACCTGAAGCGAAGCTTCCGGGTGCCGCTCTATCCCATGACCCCCGTGCTGGGCACGCTGATGTGCGCCTACTTCATGGCCAACCTCGGTGCCGATACCTGGCTGGTCTTCGGCGCCTGGATGCTCGTGGGAATCGCCATCTACTTCGGCTATGGACGCCGGAACTCCAAGGTAGCGGCTCTAAGTGAGCTCGACTACCGTGAACTGACCGCCAAGGCCCCGCGCCAGGAACCTGTGAAAGCAGAACACTCATGA
- the alr gene encoding alanine racemase: MARTAVAAGADWLGTAQLAEAITLRRAGITVPILSWLYLASQTSAAIVEALENDVDLSLGSVSQLEVLEGAAERLGRPGVVHLELDSGLSRGGARMEDWAGLVARARQAELAGTLRVRGVWTHLAWADVPVHPGNASAVAEFEDAVRVATDAGLEPQLRHVSSSANILDRPGFHFDMVRAGLAIYGLAPADYLVPAEFGLRPVLSVTAPLVMIKKVPAGTGISYEHQAITHEPRYLGLIPLGYADGIPKGISGRPVVSVGGRRVPVIGKVCMDQFMVDLGPDPAGIEVGDAAVLFGDPAAGAASADDWGAAIGSHGDEIINRIAPRLPRSYAAAGAGHRCPDYQERIPAGAGHAG; the protein is encoded by the coding sequence GTGGCCCGGACCGCCGTCGCGGCAGGTGCAGACTGGCTCGGGACGGCACAGCTCGCCGAAGCCATCACGCTCCGCAGGGCGGGCATCACCGTACCCATCCTCTCCTGGCTCTACCTGGCATCCCAGACCAGTGCAGCCATCGTTGAGGCGCTGGAGAATGACGTGGACCTGTCCCTTGGCAGCGTCTCCCAACTGGAGGTGCTGGAAGGTGCCGCAGAGCGTTTGGGACGTCCCGGCGTCGTACATCTTGAACTGGACAGCGGCCTTAGCCGGGGTGGCGCCCGCATGGAGGACTGGGCCGGGCTGGTTGCCCGGGCACGGCAGGCCGAACTCGCCGGCACCCTCCGCGTCCGCGGTGTCTGGACCCACCTGGCGTGGGCAGATGTGCCCGTTCATCCCGGAAACGCTTCCGCTGTAGCCGAATTCGAGGACGCGGTCCGCGTGGCGACAGACGCCGGACTCGAACCGCAACTCCGGCACGTCTCCAGTTCCGCCAACATCCTTGACCGGCCCGGATTCCATTTCGACATGGTCCGTGCCGGGCTCGCCATCTATGGCCTCGCCCCAGCCGATTACCTTGTTCCCGCCGAGTTCGGACTGCGCCCCGTACTCAGCGTCACGGCTCCCCTGGTCATGATCAAGAAGGTGCCCGCCGGCACCGGAATCAGTTACGAACACCAGGCCATCACCCACGAGCCGCGCTACCTCGGCCTGATCCCGCTTGGGTATGCGGATGGCATTCCCAAAGGCATCAGCGGCCGTCCGGTGGTGAGCGTGGGAGGCCGCCGCGTGCCTGTCATCGGCAAGGTGTGCATGGACCAGTTCATGGTGGACCTGGGGCCGGATCCTGCCGGCATCGAGGTGGGTGATGCCGCGGTGCTGTTTGGCGACCCCGCGGCCGGTGCCGCCAGCGCCGATGACTGGGGTGCCGCCATTGGCAGCCACGGGGACGAGATCATCAACAGGATCGCTCCGCGCCTGCCGCGCTCCTATGCCGCCGCGGGCGCCGGCCACAGGTGCCCCGACTACCAGGAGCGGATTCCCGCCGGTGCCGGCCATGCCGGCTGA
- a CDS encoding PucR family transcriptional regulator, whose translation MPAESAAGRLSFVTLQQFLDQLPPLLKVLHDGGSGGQLLRWVEPSELEDPTPYLPEGEFLLTAGLPFLGDGGSPANVDAYVRRLVKAKVAALGFGIRPYFDAVPDVVVDACRRHNLTLFEVPESLPFAAIGLEFSQLLETDNARVFRQLAEANRQLMRAVLSPKPEHELLAALVQRVPVWAVMVGADGRVRARGTSAGGSTAVDLSLLEPMLERLLSGRGPRVEMDGFDQPGSALVVGHPLRSTKDANLGALILGSDVPLTPAQNNVVQSAVGLLELLVRQRTSGSLAPSQLATAVLLHPESLTTGSTRHLNGLKDLLAQSVSSTRSAPVRVVQGIKAETPEWPAGDSPVRELLQWRRMFDTKLVEITDYGFAAVTRLKVDDALLADVEKLGWRLVIGEPSELTGLPAAYQRATSLRSQVRRSGNSVRADEVSWSVTGLLGREAGTLLAERLLGPVLALDPDRRDPLLAVLRGWLSENGSWDGSAKLLGLHRNSVRRQIGVLGELLQVDLNQAQVRAELWIALQYVDGLTTGPG comes from the coding sequence ATGCCGGCTGAGTCCGCCGCCGGCAGGCTCAGCTTTGTCACCCTCCAGCAGTTCCTTGACCAGCTGCCGCCGTTGCTGAAGGTACTTCACGACGGCGGCAGCGGCGGCCAGCTGCTGCGGTGGGTGGAGCCCAGCGAACTGGAGGACCCCACGCCCTACCTTCCCGAGGGCGAATTCCTGCTCACCGCCGGCCTGCCCTTCCTCGGAGACGGCGGTTCGCCCGCCAACGTGGACGCCTATGTCCGGCGGCTGGTCAAGGCAAAAGTCGCGGCCCTTGGCTTCGGGATCAGGCCCTACTTCGACGCTGTTCCGGACGTGGTGGTGGACGCGTGCCGGCGGCACAACCTCACCTTGTTCGAAGTGCCCGAGTCACTTCCGTTTGCTGCGATTGGCCTCGAGTTCTCGCAGCTCCTGGAGACCGACAACGCCCGGGTTTTCCGGCAGCTGGCAGAGGCCAACCGGCAGCTCATGCGTGCCGTCCTCTCCCCCAAACCGGAGCACGAACTCCTGGCGGCGTTGGTCCAGCGTGTCCCCGTGTGGGCGGTCATGGTGGGTGCCGACGGCAGGGTCCGGGCCCGCGGCACCAGTGCCGGCGGCAGCACCGCCGTCGACCTTTCCCTGTTGGAACCGATGCTGGAACGGCTGCTGTCCGGCCGCGGCCCCCGGGTGGAAATGGACGGCTTCGACCAGCCGGGCTCAGCGCTGGTGGTGGGCCACCCGCTGCGCAGCACCAAGGACGCCAACCTGGGCGCGTTGATCCTCGGTTCCGACGTGCCCCTGACGCCAGCGCAGAACAACGTGGTCCAGTCCGCCGTCGGACTGCTCGAACTGCTGGTGCGGCAGCGCACCAGCGGATCGCTGGCTCCCAGCCAGCTGGCCACCGCCGTCCTGCTGCACCCGGAAAGCCTCACCACGGGCAGCACCAGGCATCTCAACGGGCTAAAGGACCTGCTGGCGCAAAGCGTGTCCTCCACGCGGTCAGCACCCGTGCGGGTGGTACAGGGCATCAAGGCGGAAACACCCGAGTGGCCGGCCGGCGACAGTCCCGTGCGGGAACTCCTGCAGTGGCGGCGCATGTTCGACACCAAACTGGTGGAAATCACCGACTACGGATTCGCTGCCGTGACCAGGCTCAAGGTGGACGATGCACTGCTTGCCGACGTGGAGAAGCTCGGGTGGCGCCTGGTGATCGGCGAACCCAGCGAGTTGACCGGCCTTCCGGCCGCCTACCAGCGCGCCACCTCCCTGCGCAGCCAGGTCCGGAGAAGTGGAAACAGCGTCCGGGCGGACGAAGTGTCCTGGTCCGTTACCGGGCTGCTGGGCCGCGAGGCAGGGACGCTGCTGGCCGAACGGCTGTTGGGGCCGGTCCTGGCCCTTGACCCGGACCGCCGGGATCCTCTGCTGGCCGTCCTCCGCGGCTGGCTCAGCGAAAACGGCAGCTGGGATGGTTCCGCCAAACTGCTGGGGCTGCACCGGAACAGCGTGCGGCGCCAGATCGGCGTCCTGGGTGAGCTGCTGCAGGTGGACCTCAACCAGGCCCAGGTGCGGGCCGAACTGTGGATTGCGCTGCAGTATGTGGACGGGTTGACGACCGGACCCGGGTGA
- a CDS encoding nitrilase-related carbon-nitrogen hydrolase — MLLSVLQANAAVLDVEANLLTVDRAARRAAQAGADLLLTPELFPVGYAPLRLRGELDPANLPVIRGQLADIARRNGIALVYSLPSVADSGTGVFTQGAGWHIAATLVDATGAELLTYAKVHLFGGEERKAFVAAAEPPAVVPFKGVRTSLLICYDIEFPEAARAAAARGAELLLVPTALSAGFDAVPQVLIRARALESQLNVAYANHCGQEDAYIFGGGSVVAGPDGALLAAAGDGPELLFAQVGTEAVIEAREAVPYLRERRPELYREWESQLPGDGA, encoded by the coding sequence ATGCTGCTTTCAGTCCTGCAGGCCAATGCCGCAGTCCTGGACGTCGAGGCCAATCTGCTGACCGTGGACCGTGCCGCACGCCGGGCTGCGCAGGCCGGTGCGGACCTGCTGCTCACCCCTGAGCTTTTCCCGGTGGGCTACGCCCCGCTGAGGTTGCGCGGCGAACTGGATCCGGCAAACCTTCCCGTCATCCGCGGGCAGTTGGCGGACATTGCCCGCCGGAACGGGATTGCCCTGGTCTACAGCCTGCCCTCCGTCGCAGACAGCGGGACGGGGGTCTTCACGCAGGGCGCCGGCTGGCACATTGCGGCGACGCTGGTCGACGCCACCGGCGCCGAACTCCTGACCTACGCCAAGGTGCACCTCTTTGGCGGGGAGGAACGCAAGGCTTTCGTGGCAGCCGCTGAACCTCCCGCCGTCGTCCCCTTCAAAGGCGTGAGGACCTCGCTGCTGATCTGCTACGACATTGAATTTCCCGAGGCCGCCCGGGCAGCCGCCGCCCGGGGCGCCGAACTGCTCCTGGTGCCCACAGCGTTGTCCGCCGGTTTTGATGCGGTGCCGCAGGTGCTGATCCGCGCCCGGGCGCTGGAAAGCCAGTTGAACGTGGCCTATGCGAACCATTGCGGACAAGAAGACGCGTACATCTTCGGTGGCGGGAGCGTGGTGGCGGGACCCGACGGCGCGCTGCTCGCCGCGGCAGGTGACGGCCCCGAACTGTTGTTCGCCCAGGTTGGCACGGAAGCAGTCATCGAGGCCCGGGAGGCGGTGCCGTACCTGCGGGAGCGCCGGCCGGAGCTGTACAGGGAATGGGAGTCACAGCTGCCCGGGGACGGGGCGTAG
- a CDS encoding ROK family transcriptional regulator, translating to MSATPRSTKSKPKNPGSQSALRQLNQQRIIETLMGGPSTQAELARHTGLSTATVSNIVKIMLDSGLASTEPITSSGRRALNVRLNSNGAVAVGIDFGRRHLRVVLASLSYHVIAEESVMLPLGHQADDGIQAAVALLEKLLHDSGVERSSVVGAGVGIPGPIDRRTGTVAQGAILPEWVGINILQHLEETLRIPVFVDNDANLGAWSEVTWGQHSGVSNLMFMKIGSGIGAGLILNGAPYYGNVGITGEIGHATIHEQGLVCRCGNRGCLETIASTTTMIELLSRGEDPPSTPADIVRKALNRDSATLRVVDDAGLAVGRALGNVANLINPEVIVVGGPLAGLGDILLDPIRRGLVRHAVPVIGETTTLTMSSLGDRAEALGAAALVFQQAGIRKS from the coding sequence ATGTCCGCAACCCCGCGCTCAACGAAGAGCAAGCCCAAGAATCCAGGGTCCCAGTCCGCGCTGCGGCAGCTGAACCAGCAGCGGATTATCGAGACCCTCATGGGCGGCCCCTCCACGCAGGCGGAGCTCGCCCGGCATACCGGGCTGTCCACGGCCACCGTCTCCAACATCGTCAAAATCATGCTCGACTCCGGCCTGGCGTCCACCGAACCGATCACCAGTTCCGGCCGGCGGGCCCTGAACGTACGGCTGAACAGCAACGGCGCCGTCGCTGTCGGAATCGACTTCGGCCGGCGCCACCTGAGGGTGGTCCTGGCCTCGCTCAGCTACCACGTCATAGCCGAGGAATCGGTCATGCTCCCGCTGGGCCACCAGGCGGACGACGGCATCCAGGCGGCGGTGGCCCTGCTGGAGAAACTGCTGCATGACAGCGGCGTGGAACGCTCCTCTGTAGTGGGGGCCGGCGTTGGTATCCCGGGCCCCATCGACCGGCGGACCGGGACCGTGGCCCAAGGCGCCATCCTTCCCGAATGGGTGGGCATCAACATCCTGCAGCATCTTGAGGAAACCTTGAGAATCCCCGTGTTTGTTGACAACGACGCCAACTTGGGCGCCTGGTCCGAGGTGACCTGGGGGCAGCATTCGGGGGTCAGCAATTTGATGTTCATGAAGATCGGATCGGGCATCGGAGCGGGCCTGATCCTCAACGGTGCCCCGTACTACGGCAACGTCGGGATCACCGGCGAGATCGGCCATGCCACCATCCATGAGCAGGGCCTGGTATGCCGCTGCGGCAACCGCGGCTGTCTGGAAACCATTGCCTCCACCACCACCATGATCGAACTCCTCAGCCGCGGCGAGGACCCCCCGTCGACGCCCGCTGACATTGTCCGCAAGGCCCTGAACCGGGACTCCGCCACCCTGCGCGTGGTGGACGATGCGGGCCTTGCGGTGGGCAGGGCGCTGGGGAATGTCGCCAACCTGATCAACCCTGAAGTCATCGTGGTGGGCGGTCCGCTGGCGGGCCTTGGGGACATCCTGCTCGACCCCATCCGGAGGGGCCTTGTCCGGCACGCCGTGCCGGTGATCGGCGAGACCACCACCCTCACAATGTCCTCCCTCGGGGACCGCGCGGAAGCTCTCGGGGCGGCTGCCCTGGTCTTCCAGCAGGCCGGAATCCGGAAGTCATAG
- the mmsB gene encoding multiple monosaccharide ABC transporter permease, which translates to MNALKKLFGGNTRQFGMIFALVALIIFFQITTEGRTLTSGNVINLFNGNSYILILAIGMVLVIIAGHIDLSVGSVAAFVGVTVALAIRDWGIPWYAGVLLGLLLGALIGAWQGWWTAYVGIPAFIVTLAGMLLFRGFNQFVGKSNTIPVPSDFQYLGSGYLPEVGPDLGYNNLTLLLGLAAAVYVVVNELRSRARAKALGAEVPEMWVTVLKLVLVCAAILYATYLFATGRPGTSFPIPGLILAVLVLIYGFISSRTIIGRHVYAVGGNRHAAELSGVQSKKVNFLVMMNMSILAGLAGMIFVGRSTASGPFDGVGWELDAIAAVFIGGAAVTGGVGTVIGSIIGGLVMAVLNNGLQLLGVGADLTQIIKGLVLLIAVAFDVYNKSQGKTSIIGMLTRNFNRPSGGGPSNPLQPDETTSTKEAIAREA; encoded by the coding sequence ATGAACGCCCTCAAGAAGCTTTTTGGCGGCAATACACGCCAATTCGGCATGATCTTTGCCCTGGTGGCACTGATCATCTTCTTCCAGATCACCACCGAAGGCCGGACGCTTACCTCCGGCAACGTCATTAACCTCTTCAACGGCAACTCCTACATCCTCATTCTGGCCATCGGCATGGTGCTGGTGATCATTGCAGGACACATCGACCTTTCCGTCGGCTCCGTCGCCGCCTTCGTCGGCGTCACAGTGGCCCTGGCCATCCGCGACTGGGGCATCCCCTGGTACGCCGGGGTCCTCCTTGGCCTGCTCCTGGGCGCCCTGATCGGCGCCTGGCAAGGCTGGTGGACAGCGTACGTCGGAATCCCTGCGTTCATCGTGACGCTGGCCGGCATGCTCCTCTTCCGCGGCTTCAACCAGTTCGTTGGCAAGTCCAACACCATCCCGGTTCCCTCCGACTTCCAGTACCTGGGCTCCGGTTACCTGCCCGAGGTAGGTCCGGACCTGGGTTACAACAACCTGACCCTGCTGCTGGGCCTTGCCGCTGCTGTGTACGTGGTGGTCAATGAACTGCGGTCCCGCGCCCGGGCCAAAGCACTCGGTGCCGAAGTTCCTGAAATGTGGGTCACCGTCCTGAAGCTGGTCCTCGTCTGCGCAGCCATTCTCTACGCCACGTATCTGTTCGCCACGGGCCGTCCGGGCACCTCCTTCCCCATCCCCGGACTCATCCTGGCCGTCCTTGTCCTGATCTACGGCTTCATCTCCTCCCGCACCATCATCGGCCGCCACGTCTACGCAGTGGGTGGCAACCGCCATGCAGCAGAGCTGTCCGGCGTCCAGTCCAAGAAGGTCAACTTCCTGGTGATGATGAACATGTCCATCCTGGCCGGCCTGGCCGGCATGATCTTCGTGGGCCGGTCCACCGCATCGGGTCCGTTCGACGGCGTCGGCTGGGAACTGGACGCCATCGCCGCAGTCTTCATCGGCGGCGCCGCAGTCACCGGCGGCGTGGGCACGGTGATTGGGTCCATCATCGGCGGCCTGGTCATGGCAGTCCTGAACAATGGCCTCCAACTCCTCGGCGTTGGTGCGGACTTGACGCAGATCATCAAGGGCCTGGTGCTCCTGATCGCCGTCGCCTTCGACGTCTACAACAAATCCCAGGGCAAGACGTCGATCATCGGCATGTTGACCCGGAACTTCAACCGCCCCTCCGGCGGTGGCCCGAGCAACCCGCTCCAGCCCGACGAAACCACCTCAACCAAGGAAGCGATCGCCAGGGAAGCCTGA
- a CDS encoding substrate-binding domain-containing protein, producing the protein MRIIGKAGKAAAVAAIAALALTGCGRSETPSGGASGGAGGFEQNSSIGVALPQKTSENWVLAEKLFNDGLNGAGFKADVQFANGGVSEQQNQISAMVTKGAKVIIVGAIDGSQLGTQLKQAKDSGATIIAYDRLLLNTENVDYYVAYDNFKVGVLQGQALLDGMKAKKPTGPYNIELFAGSPDDANAKVFFDGAMSVLKPKIDDGTLKVLSGQTGFEQAVTQGWKAENAQRRADTLLTGSYGSASLDGVLSPNDTLARAVLTSVKAAGKPIPVITGQDSEVESVKSILAGEQYSTINKDTRKLVEHAITMVKDLQAGKKPEINDDKSYNNKVKTVPAYLLEPVIVTAANVKTAYKDDPVLGPITK; encoded by the coding sequence ATGCGAATTATTGGTAAAGCAGGAAAGGCCGCAGCGGTTGCTGCCATCGCAGCACTGGCGCTGACGGGCTGCGGCCGCTCGGAAACCCCCTCGGGCGGAGCCAGCGGAGGAGCTGGAGGATTCGAGCAGAACTCCTCCATCGGCGTCGCACTTCCCCAGAAGACCAGTGAGAACTGGGTCCTGGCCGAGAAGCTCTTCAACGACGGCCTCAACGGTGCCGGGTTCAAGGCTGACGTCCAGTTCGCCAACGGCGGCGTCTCCGAACAGCAGAACCAGATCAGCGCCATGGTCACCAAGGGTGCCAAGGTCATTATCGTCGGCGCCATCGACGGTTCCCAGTTGGGCACCCAGCTCAAGCAGGCCAAGGACAGCGGCGCCACCATCATCGCCTATGACCGCCTGCTGCTGAACACCGAGAACGTGGACTACTACGTGGCCTACGACAACTTCAAGGTCGGTGTCCTCCAGGGCCAGGCCCTGCTGGACGGCATGAAGGCCAAGAAGCCGACCGGCCCCTACAACATCGAACTGTTTGCCGGCTCCCCTGACGACGCCAACGCCAAGGTGTTCTTCGACGGCGCCATGAGCGTCCTGAAGCCCAAGATCGACGACGGCACCCTCAAGGTCCTCTCCGGCCAGACCGGCTTCGAGCAGGCTGTGACCCAGGGTTGGAAGGCAGAGAACGCCCAGCGCCGTGCTGACACCCTGCTCACGGGCAGCTACGGCAGCGCAAGCCTGGACGGCGTGCTCTCCCCCAACGACACCCTGGCCCGCGCCGTCCTGACCTCGGTCAAGGCAGCCGGCAAGCCGATTCCGGTCATCACCGGCCAGGACTCCGAGGTTGAGTCCGTCAAGTCCATCCTCGCCGGCGAGCAGTACTCCACCATCAACAAGGACACCCGCAAGCTCGTTGAGCACGCGATCACGATGGTCAAGGACCTCCAGGCAGGCAAGAAGCCGGAGATCAACGATGACAAGTCCTACAACAACAAGGTCAAGACCGTCCCGGCATACCTGCTGGAACCGGTCATCGTGACCGCCGCCAACGTGAAGACGGCTTACAAGGACGATCCCGTCCTCGGCCCGATCACCAAGTAA
- a CDS encoding ABC transporter permease, whose protein sequence is MSVLARSVGNAFRNKVRTAAVVVVLAVAIGLALAMLVANQAVGAKVQELNASVGTVLTVNPAGGQGFEGGGEPLTAHQAATAAGVPNVSTVVGTSSLRLRNATAAAAQAGQTAQAGPGGQGGPGGQAAATLTTSLTAAVDAGTLGNRNQQANGATGSAGTTQQPVRSLPITATGIGAEVDTAGKALNITQGSGLGDYSAASTGALLGTSLAEKNNLTVGSTFTINDQTYTVSGLFDAGTAFGNNAVYLTLPTAQTLADTPGELSSMIVTVNSMDNVGSTKTALQSALGTDKADVTQGQNLQTAVSSLDSVKNISFIAFIAALGTAGLIILLIMVMLVRERRREIGVLKAIGAPNRTIGLQFVLEALVLAALGSAVGAAIASFASGGIASALISSNTTTTAAATGRGPAGGGFPGGQGGPFGGASQLLNSVTASASPGVIAGGIAAVFGVAIIGALVPALLTARIRPIEVLRGE, encoded by the coding sequence GTGAGCGTCCTTGCCCGGAGTGTAGGCAACGCCTTCAGAAACAAAGTCAGGACCGCAGCCGTCGTTGTAGTGCTGGCCGTTGCGATCGGACTGGCGCTTGCCATGCTGGTGGCCAACCAGGCCGTCGGAGCGAAAGTCCAGGAACTTAACGCGTCCGTCGGAACCGTCCTGACCGTGAACCCGGCCGGAGGCCAGGGCTTTGAAGGCGGCGGCGAGCCCCTTACGGCCCACCAGGCAGCCACGGCTGCCGGCGTTCCCAACGTCAGCACCGTCGTCGGGACGTCCTCCCTGCGGCTGCGGAACGCCACCGCGGCCGCAGCGCAGGCGGGACAAACTGCCCAGGCCGGTCCGGGCGGGCAGGGCGGTCCCGGTGGCCAGGCAGCAGCCACGCTGACCACCAGCCTGACGGCGGCTGTCGACGCAGGTACGCTGGGCAACCGCAACCAGCAGGCCAACGGAGCGACGGGGTCCGCCGGAACCACCCAGCAGCCAGTCCGGTCGCTGCCTATCACCGCCACCGGCATCGGCGCCGAAGTGGACACCGCAGGCAAAGCACTGAACATCACCCAGGGTTCCGGGCTCGGCGACTACTCGGCAGCATCCACCGGCGCCCTGCTGGGGACCAGCCTGGCAGAAAAGAACAACCTCACGGTCGGGTCAACCTTCACCATCAATGACCAGACCTACACAGTGTCCGGTTTGTTCGACGCCGGCACCGCCTTCGGCAACAACGCCGTGTATCTGACCCTCCCCACCGCCCAGACCCTGGCGGATACGCCGGGTGAACTCTCCAGCATGATCGTCACGGTCAACTCCATGGACAACGTCGGCTCAACCAAGACCGCACTCCAGTCCGCCCTGGGCACCGACAAAGCCGACGTCACCCAGGGCCAGAACCTGCAGACCGCCGTCAGCTCCCTGGACAGCGTCAAGAACATCTCGTTTATCGCCTTCATCGCCGCGCTGGGCACCGCTGGCCTGATCATCCTGCTCATCATGGTCATGCTGGTCCGCGAGCGCCGCCGCGAAATCGGCGTGCTGAAAGCCATCGGGGCACCCAACCGCACCATCGGGCTGCAGTTCGTCCTCGAAGCCCTGGTCCTGGCCGCCCTGGGCAGTGCAGTGGGCGCAGCCATCGCGTCCTTCGCCAGCGGCGGGATCGCCTCGGCCCTGATCAGCAGCAACACCACCACCACCGCTGCCGCCACTGGCCGCGGCCCGGCTGGGGGCGGCTTCCCGGGCGGCCAGGGCGGACCGTTCGGCGGCGCGTCCCAGCTGCTGAACTCCGTCACGGCGAGCGCCTCCCCCGGCGTTATTGCCGGAGGCATTGCCGCCGTGTTCGGCGTGGCCATCATCGGCGCCCTGGTTCCCGCGCTGCTGACCGCACGCATCCGTCCCATCGAAGTCCTGCGAGGAGAATAG
- a CDS encoding ABC transporter ATP-binding protein: protein MIEVNNLVRTFNSGDRTIKPVNDVSFVLEQGTLASIVGKSGSGKSTLLSLLGALDKPTSGDVVVNGVSLASLPDSKLTEYRRRDIGFVFQQFNLIPNLSAVDNVMLPTEFAGVRKAARLQRAKELLEQVQLDPSKQERRINRLSGGEQQRVAIARALANEPKLILADEPTGNLDEQTGDHIIELLSSLSRDHNTTILVVTHDRVLANKTDRRFRLQQGKLTEEPVRERAVAATG, encoded by the coding sequence ATGATTGAAGTCAACAACCTGGTCCGCACCTTCAACTCCGGTGACCGCACCATCAAACCAGTAAATGATGTCAGCTTCGTCCTGGAGCAAGGCACCCTGGCCTCGATCGTGGGCAAGAGCGGCAGCGGAAAGAGCACCCTGTTGTCCCTCCTGGGTGCGCTGGATAAGCCCACCAGCGGAGACGTCGTCGTCAACGGCGTGAGCCTGGCAAGCCTGCCGGACAGCAAGCTGACCGAGTACCGGCGCCGGGACATCGGCTTCGTGTTCCAGCAGTTCAACCTGATTCCCAACCTGTCCGCCGTGGACAACGTGATGCTCCCCACGGAGTTTGCGGGGGTCCGGAAGGCCGCCAGGCTGCAGCGCGCCAAGGAACTGCTGGAACAGGTCCAGCTGGATCCGTCCAAGCAGGAACGGCGCATCAACAGGCTTTCGGGCGGCGAGCAGCAACGCGTGGCCATCGCCCGGGCCCTGGCCAACGAACCCAAGCTCATCCTTGCCGATGAACCCACGGGCAACCTGGACGAGCAGACCGGCGACCACATCATCGAGCTCCTCAGCTCGCTGAGCCGCGACCATAACACCACCATCCTGGTGGTCACCCACGACAGGGTCCTCGCCAACAAGACGGACCGCCGCTTCCGGCTGCAGCAGGGCAAGCTGACGGAAGAGCCGGTCCGGGAGCGGGCAGTGGCGGCCACCGGCTGA